TTTCTACGATTCTTCCTCCATTGGAAGTCAGTGCATAACGAATCCCCTCAAACTCCTTCAATTCTTTCGGTACTCCATTATAAGGTCTGCCAGTGGCAACCACCACTTCGATTCCCGCGTCGATTGCCTTTTTCAGAACCGATCTCGTATAGGGTAGCAGCTCTTTTTTATTGGTCAGCAACGTCCCATCCAGATCCATTCCGATCATTTTTATTCTATGATTCATAATGTATCCTTTCTATGCTTAAATCTTCCAGTCAAATTTCTTCCAGTCAAATTCTTTTCTATTGTAGCAAAATTTGCTTAATAAAGCAATTTGTAGTATAATACTCAGGCAACCGTTTTTGAAACGAAATTGAATATTGATCAGAAAGGAATCTATTTTATGAATTTGCGATTGAAATGTAAGCTACATGCCTGCACTGCGATTGCATGTACTTTCATGATGGCCTTTTCTTCTTTGACCGTATGTGCGGAAGATATCAACGATATGCAGAACAAAAAATCCGAGCTGCAGAATCAGTTGAATTCCATTAATTCCGAGCTAGACAAGATCAGCGGTGAGATTACGGATCTGCAGATGCAGATGGAGGTGACCGAGGCCGAGATCCAGCGTACCAAAGACGCCCTCGCCGATGCGAAGGAAAAAGAAGACGCCCAATACGAAGATATGAAAGTTCGGATTCAATATATGTACGAATCCGGTAATACGACACTCCTGCAACTCCTGTTCTCTGCGAAAAACATGTCCGATTTTCTGAATAAAGCAGATTTCATCCAGAATATCAGCAGTTACGACCGTGATATGTTAAAGGAGTTAAAAGATATCCGTCAGGATATTGCAGACCAGAAAGAAACTCTGGACGAGCAGAAAGCATCTTTCAGTGATCTGAAAGACGAACTGAATACCAAACAGACCGAACTTCAGGCCAAAGCCAAAGAAACTTCTACCAATCTGGCAGAATACGAAAAGAAGATTGCCGAAGCGCAGGCTGCCGAAGAAGCAAGAAAACAAGCAGAAGCCGCTGCCGCAGCCGCAGCAGCCGGTTCCTCAGGGAATCGTGCCAACACATCCGGTACTCCGACCAACAACGGCTCTAATATGAACGTTAGTGCCAGTGAATTGGATGTATTTGCAGCAATTCTGGACTGTGAAGCGATACAGGATTACAACTCCATGTTGGCTGTTGCAACCGTTATTATGAACCGTG
This window of the Mediterraneibacter butyricigenes genome carries:
- a CDS encoding coiled-coil domain-containing protein, which translates into the protein MNLRLKCKLHACTAIACTFMMAFSSLTVCAEDINDMQNKKSELQNQLNSINSELDKISGEITDLQMQMEVTEAEIQRTKDALADAKEKEDAQYEDMKVRIQYMYESGNTTLLQLLFSAKNMSDFLNKADFIQNISSYDRDMLKELKDIRQDIADQKETLDEQKASFSDLKDELNTKQTELQAKAKETSTNLAEYEKKIAEAQAAEEARKQAEAAAAAAAAGSSGNRANTSGTPTNNGSNMNVSASELDVFAAILDCEAIQDYNSMLAVATVIMNRVNSSSFPNSISGVVYAPGQFQPVWTGKLERKIASGPSSLAYQVAKAALGGARLSEVSNCYYFLYAPSTGRAGVVIGDNLFFPSW